The Mesotoga sp. UBA6090 genomic interval CTAATGCCGCCCCTTTCAAGACTTCTTCGATGATCCGGTCTATTCTCGGCGGCGACCTTGAGAGAGCGAGGGACTTGCATCTAGAGCTTCTCCCGATTATGAAAGCATTCTTTGTGGAGTCAAATCCCATACCTGTCAAGTATGCCCTGAGCCTAATGGGGTATTGCGAGAACGAACTTCGCCTGCCTCTTTACGAACTCTCCGATGCAAATCGAACGGTTGTTGAAAGGGCCTTGAAAGAGAGTGGAGTGCTGTGAAATATGGAGTAGTTGGCTCTTCGGGGCGGATGGGAAAAGAAATTATTGAAGTATTTAAAGACCACGAACTCGTTCTCGAAGTTAATGACAAGGGCATCTTTAGACATGGCGAACCTGAGGTTATCATTGATTTCTCGAATCGTGAAGCTTCGAAAACGACAATCGATCTTACAGATCAATTTGGTGCAGGTCTGGTCATTGGGACGACTGCTCTTCGTCAATCTGATATTTCAGATCTGGAGAAGCTTGCCGAAAAGCTCCCTGTGGTTCAAAGCTTCAATTTTTCTATAGGCATAAACCTGCTAAGAATGATCCTCAAAGAGTTTTCGACTCTTTTTGAAGGCTTCGAAGGCGAGATAATTGAAGTGCACCACAGTGCGAAGAAAGACGCGCCATCGGGTACCGCATTGATGCTCAAGGAAGCTACCGGAAGAGACTTGCCGATTCACTCTGTGAGGGCCGGGGGAGTTCCCGG includes:
- a CDS encoding 4-hydroxy-tetrahydrodipicolinate reductase — protein: MKYGVVGSSGRMGKEIIEVFKDHELVLEVNDKGIFRHGEPEVIIDFSNREASKTTIDLTDQFGAGLVIGTTALRQSDISDLEKLAEKLPVVQSFNFSIGINLLRMILKEFSTLFEGFEGEIIEVHHSAKKDAPSGTALMLKEATGRDLPIHSVRAGGVPGDHTLFFANDGEVIEITHRAISRKVFAIGALTAAQFCASKETGFYSFEEVIKWTQK